A region from the Chitinophaga sp. Cy-1792 genome encodes:
- a CDS encoding lantibiotic dehydratase: protein MPLSHAGFFLLRSPLFPVDSYREVLNGDLNELLTTYPLFIYALHIASKDLLKELERYISDPAAFTPKKVLKLRKSLYKYWVRACTRSTPYGLFAGCTTGVVSDATEWQLAPMSEARQHIRLDMDYFTKICHHIQQLPEVQGALRYYPNNSIYSSGKKLRYAEYMIQFNRRKYLLTAVADTVFVRQIITKAKNGITIQEAVQLIIAEDNTIALSEAEDFVQELIRSQLLIAETEPRITGNDNLETLIKQLDSLENVTALKHSLSDLSKLFQQQDFQLSRLIQMEKACEEGFPLEMPKDLLQVDLFKAATHCTVSEHLMQDILRQVNELMAICHGYPKNGQSELSSFADRFRERYDAEEVPLNLVLDGETGIGYGNGTNVHTPFVEDIETAGTTENTTVTWSALQQLCLDKYEGFLRNGGPVTITESELKELGDPEQLPMARSTYLFGGLHATSAAAADSGVYTFALHSMGGPSAANLLGRFCSGDEVLAEKVKAVLQAEEAADPDVIYAEVVHFPEARATNVLIRPVLRQYEIPYIGVAGVAPAYQIPVDDLMISLRGREVVLRSKRLNKQVIPRLSSAHNYSFNSLPIYKFLCDLQHQSLVSHLYWDWGILSKRVHLPRVVYKNIIVKRAGWNISAKDIEKIADNAAGQMAFVASFRQRYNMPEKVLLSQADNELLLDLSAPLAVELLFDHIRKAGTVKLKECLLEEENGVLRDDAGKTYAHEILVPLQFTPKQTAVTTGRHLPENTTIATRNFAPGSEWLYVKIYCGYRVAEELLAGYFAEQLSIWKEDELFEKFFFLRYADPHPHIRLRFLNTQTPSKNDFLLHQVQQAMVPFIATGQVQKIQCDTYVRELERYGADTIELAESIFYFDSLAVTGIISMLEGADGEEYRWKLALRGMDMMLDDFGLTLTQKRNLLGVIRAGFVTEFGGQALLHKPLNDKYRQHQQEIQSYLNAANDAGNDIAEAVELFLERSAAARPVTAIIRERCTSEEEYLRFIASQLHMFINRLFVGKQRKHELVLYHFLEKYYLSQLAQEAIAR, encoded by the coding sequence ATGCCTTTGTCACATGCCGGATTCTTTCTGTTGAGAAGCCCCCTGTTCCCGGTGGATAGCTACCGGGAAGTACTCAATGGAGACCTGAATGAACTCCTTACTACCTATCCATTGTTTATCTATGCGTTGCATATCGCTTCCAAAGACCTGCTGAAGGAACTGGAACGCTATATCAGCGACCCCGCCGCATTTACGCCTAAAAAGGTCTTAAAACTCCGCAAATCCCTTTATAAGTACTGGGTGAGGGCCTGTACGAGAAGTACGCCATATGGCCTCTTTGCAGGCTGTACAACCGGTGTGGTATCGGATGCTACGGAGTGGCAGCTGGCGCCCATGTCCGAAGCAAGGCAGCATATCCGCCTGGATATGGACTATTTTACTAAAATATGTCACCATATACAGCAGCTCCCGGAAGTACAGGGAGCACTGCGCTACTACCCCAATAACAGCATCTACAGCAGTGGTAAGAAACTGCGTTATGCCGAATACATGATTCAGTTCAACCGCAGAAAATACCTCCTCACTGCGGTGGCAGACACCGTATTTGTACGGCAGATCATCACCAAAGCAAAAAACGGTATCACCATACAGGAAGCCGTACAGCTGATCATTGCTGAAGATAATACCATCGCACTGTCAGAAGCGGAAGACTTTGTACAGGAGCTGATAAGGTCGCAGCTGCTCATCGCGGAAACGGAACCGCGCATCACGGGCAATGATAACCTGGAAACACTCATTAAACAACTAGACTCCCTGGAAAATGTAACAGCACTAAAACATTCACTGTCGGATTTAAGTAAGTTATTTCAGCAGCAGGATTTCCAGCTGTCAAGGCTTATACAAATGGAGAAAGCCTGTGAGGAAGGTTTTCCGCTGGAGATGCCCAAAGATCTCCTGCAGGTTGATCTCTTTAAAGCGGCTACACATTGCACTGTCAGCGAACACCTGATGCAGGACATCCTCCGGCAGGTCAATGAGCTGATGGCTATCTGTCATGGCTATCCGAAAAACGGACAATCTGAGCTATCCTCTTTTGCTGACCGCTTCCGGGAGCGTTACGACGCGGAAGAAGTACCACTTAACCTGGTGCTGGACGGTGAAACAGGCATCGGCTATGGCAATGGCACCAATGTGCATACTCCTTTCGTGGAAGATATTGAAACCGCTGGAACTACTGAAAATACAACGGTAACCTGGTCGGCGCTGCAACAGCTGTGCCTGGATAAATATGAAGGTTTCCTCCGCAATGGCGGCCCTGTCACCATTACGGAATCTGAGCTGAAGGAGCTGGGAGATCCGGAGCAGCTGCCAATGGCGCGCAGCACCTATCTGTTTGGCGGGTTGCATGCAACATCCGCTGCTGCTGCTGATAGCGGCGTATATACCTTTGCGTTACATTCGATGGGAGGGCCTTCTGCTGCCAACCTGCTGGGGCGCTTCTGCAGCGGCGATGAAGTGCTGGCAGAGAAAGTCAAAGCGGTATTGCAGGCGGAAGAAGCCGCAGACCCCGATGTTATCTATGCAGAAGTAGTGCATTTCCCCGAGGCACGCGCCACCAATGTGCTGATCAGGCCAGTTTTGCGGCAATATGAAATCCCCTATATCGGTGTGGCCGGCGTAGCGCCTGCATACCAGATTCCCGTTGATGATCTCATGATTTCCCTGCGCGGAAGAGAAGTGGTGTTGAGAAGTAAAAGACTGAATAAACAGGTGATACCACGCCTGAGCTCTGCACATAACTATAGCTTTAATAGTTTACCTATCTATAAATTCCTCTGCGATCTGCAACATCAGTCGCTCGTATCACATCTTTACTGGGACTGGGGCATACTTTCCAAGCGGGTACATCTGCCAAGAGTTGTATATAAAAATATTATCGTTAAACGAGCTGGCTGGAATATCTCTGCAAAAGATATAGAAAAAATTGCCGATAATGCTGCCGGACAAATGGCCTTTGTTGCCTCGTTCAGACAACGGTACAACATGCCGGAAAAGGTGCTGCTGTCGCAGGCAGACAATGAACTGCTCCTGGACCTCTCCGCACCGCTGGCGGTGGAATTGCTGTTCGATCATATCCGCAAAGCTGGTACTGTAAAGCTGAAGGAATGTTTGCTGGAAGAAGAAAATGGTGTGCTCCGCGATGATGCCGGTAAAACATATGCCCATGAAATACTGGTGCCCCTGCAATTTACACCTAAGCAAACAGCAGTAACAACAGGCAGGCATCTACCTGAAAATACAACAATAGCAACACGCAATTTTGCACCCGGCAGTGAATGGCTATACGTAAAAATCTACTGTGGCTATCGCGTGGCAGAAGAGCTGCTGGCAGGGTATTTCGCAGAACAGTTGTCAATATGGAAAGAAGATGAACTGTTTGAGAAGTTTTTCTTTCTGCGCTATGCAGACCCACACCCACATATCCGCCTGAGATTTCTTAATACACAGACTCCGTCGAAAAATGATTTCCTCCTGCACCAGGTACAGCAGGCCATGGTGCCTTTTATCGCTACAGGACAGGTACAGAAAATCCAGTGCGATACCTATGTGCGGGAACTGGAAAGATATGGTGCAGACACCATTGAACTGGCGGAGTCCATCTTTTATTTTGACAGCCTTGCCGTTACTGGTATCATCAGTATGCTGGAAGGTGCCGACGGAGAAGAGTACCGCTGGAAACTGGCGCTGCGCGGTATGGATATGATGCTGGATGATTTCGGACTAACGCTGACGCAGAAACGAAACCTGCTGGGTGTAATACGTGCAGGCTTCGTTACAGAATTCGGCGGCCAGGCATTACTGCATAAACCACTCAACGATAAATACAGGCAGCACCAGCAGGAAATACAATCTTATCTGAATGCTGCCAATGATGCCGGCAACGACATCGCAGAGGCGGTTGAACTGTTTCTGGAACGCAGTGCCGCCGCAAGGCCAGTGACGGCCATTATCCGCGAACGCTGCACTTCGGAAGAGGAATACCTGCGCTTCATCGCAAGCCAGCTGCATATGTTCATCAACAGATTGTTTGTAGGCAAGCAACGCAAACATGAACTGGTGTTATATCATTTTCTTGAAAAATATTATTTATCTCAATTGGCACAGGAGGCCATCGCCAGGTAA
- a CDS encoding peptidase domain-containing ABC transporter, protein MSFTFYKQLDAMDCGPTCLQMVARHYGKKYPLEYLREQSSITREGVTVLGISEAAEKIGFRTNAVRISFEQLDEQVDLPCILHWNQSHFVVLPPQEYDRHNKRDKILIADPAHGLVKVDKETFLHCWQGNSTTGVVLMLEPTETFYSREAVQKNKSGFRFLFTYLRPFRKYIVQLFISILIASLFSLTLPFLTQSLVDYGINRQDTNFVSLVLLSQLLLFAGSTAIEMIRSWILLHMNSRININIISDFLVKLMKLPIRFFDAKMIGDIHQRIGDHTRIQSFLTGTTLSTLFSFVNLLVFTIVLAIFSWKILLVFVLFSAAAITWILFFMKRRKTLDYKRFQRMSENENVLFEMITGMQEIKLNNCETSRRWEWEGVQAGLFHINVQNLALGQYQQVGSVFFHQLKNILISFITAREVMNGHLTLGMMLSVSYIIGQMNGPLEQLLTFVQSAQDAKISLDRLGEIHNRAEEEQTGQRVLEPTGKGFGDIRLENVSFRYGGPQSPAILKNIDLVIPEGKVTAIVGASGSGKTTLMKLLLQFYEPTAGNVYVGDSLLQDLSPKWWRRQCGNVMQDGFIFSGTIAKNIAISDEVIDNKKLVHAATTANIREFIEDLPLGYQTKLGNVGNGISAGQKQRIQIARAIYKNPAYLFFDEATSALDASNERIIMDNLDRFFEGKTVVVIAHRLSTVKHADQIIVLDQGEIVEIGTHASLSAQRGSYFTLVKNQLELGG, encoded by the coding sequence ATGAGCTTTACGTTTTATAAACAACTGGATGCCATGGACTGTGGCCCTACCTGCCTGCAAATGGTAGCCAGGCACTATGGTAAAAAATATCCGCTGGAATATCTGCGCGAGCAATCCAGCATTACCCGGGAAGGCGTAACCGTATTGGGTATAAGCGAGGCGGCGGAGAAAATCGGTTTTCGGACTAATGCGGTGCGGATATCCTTTGAGCAACTGGATGAACAGGTAGATCTGCCCTGCATTCTGCATTGGAACCAATCGCATTTTGTAGTGCTGCCACCGCAGGAATACGACCGGCATAATAAACGGGATAAAATCCTGATCGCTGATCCGGCACATGGACTGGTGAAAGTAGATAAGGAAACATTCCTGCACTGCTGGCAGGGCAACAGCACTACGGGCGTAGTACTGATGCTGGAGCCAACGGAAACTTTTTACAGCAGGGAAGCTGTACAGAAAAATAAATCCGGGTTCCGTTTTCTGTTTACCTACCTGCGGCCTTTCCGTAAATATATTGTACAGTTATTTATCAGCATCCTGATTGCCAGTCTGTTTTCTCTGACACTGCCATTTCTGACACAGAGCCTGGTGGACTACGGTATTAACCGCCAGGATACCAATTTTGTGTCGCTGGTATTGTTATCGCAGCTATTGCTGTTTGCCGGAAGTACGGCCATAGAGATGATCCGCAGCTGGATATTGTTGCATATGAACAGCAGGATCAATATCAATATCATTTCTGATTTTTTGGTGAAGCTGATGAAATTGCCCATCCGTTTTTTTGATGCGAAAATGATAGGTGACATCCATCAGCGAATCGGGGACCATACACGAATCCAGAGTTTCCTTACCGGAACTACCTTGTCCACGCTTTTCTCTTTTGTGAACCTGCTGGTATTTACCATTGTGCTGGCTATTTTCAGCTGGAAGATATTGTTGGTATTTGTGTTGTTTAGTGCTGCTGCCATCACCTGGATACTGTTTTTTATGAAGCGTCGTAAAACGCTCGACTATAAACGTTTCCAGCGAATGAGTGAGAATGAGAATGTGCTCTTTGAGATGATCACCGGTATGCAGGAAATCAAACTGAATAACTGTGAAACATCACGCAGGTGGGAATGGGAGGGCGTGCAGGCCGGGCTGTTTCATATCAACGTCCAGAACCTCGCGCTGGGGCAGTACCAGCAGGTAGGGTCTGTGTTTTTCCATCAGCTGAAGAATATCCTGATTTCGTTTATTACCGCAAGAGAGGTGATGAACGGGCACCTTACACTTGGTATGATGCTTTCCGTCAGTTATATCATCGGTCAGATGAACGGGCCGCTGGAGCAGCTGCTGACCTTTGTACAATCGGCGCAGGATGCTAAAATAAGCCTGGATAGATTGGGCGAAATCCATAACCGCGCGGAAGAGGAGCAAACAGGGCAGCGGGTGCTGGAGCCCACCGGTAAAGGGTTTGGAGATATCCGGCTGGAGAACGTATCCTTCCGTTATGGCGGGCCTCAGTCGCCGGCTATCCTGAAAAATATTGACCTGGTGATTCCGGAAGGCAAGGTTACAGCGATTGTGGGCGCCAGTGGCAGCGGAAAAACGACCCTCATGAAATTACTGCTGCAGTTTTATGAACCTACCGCAGGTAATGTGTATGTGGGAGATAGTCTGTTACAGGACCTGTCACCGAAATGGTGGCGGCGGCAGTGTGGCAACGTTATGCAGGATGGGTTTATCTTTTCAGGAACTATCGCCAAAAATATCGCCATCAGTGATGAGGTGATCGATAATAAGAAGCTGGTGCATGCTGCAACTACAGCCAATATACGGGAGTTCATCGAAGATTTGCCACTAGGTTATCAGACCAAGCTGGGTAATGTTGGTAATGGCATCAGTGCAGGACAGAAGCAACGTATACAGATCGCGCGGGCCATCTATAAAAACCCTGCCTACCTGTTTTTTGATGAGGCTACCAGTGCTTTGGATGCCAGCAACGAGCGCATCATCATGGATAATCTCGACCGTTTCTTTGAAGGGAAAACCGTGGTGGTCATCGCTCACCGGCTAAGTACCGTAAAACATGCCGATCAGATCATCGTACTGGATCAGGGAGAGATTGTGGAGATAGGTACCCATGCGAGTTTAAGTGCGCAGCGGGGAAGTTATTTTACATTGGTAAAAAATCAGCTGGAGCTGGGAGGATAA
- a CDS encoding HlyD family secretion protein: MSETATQKINGSTHASLEEVRSEAVQEIMGKMPSWIIRSGMFLIGLLVLVAMAGAWFFHYPEVTNGKVVITRNNDGIAVIASVPAAGAWKLKPGQPVLIRLTAYPYEEFGMLQGRVDAVSATDADGTFSVAVNLEHAMHTTAGREVPFQPRLEGQAEITTGDSNLLQRLFGNSWKLIR, translated from the coding sequence ATGTCAGAGACAGCAACGCAGAAAATAAACGGTAGTACCCACGCTTCGCTGGAAGAGGTGCGTAGTGAGGCCGTACAGGAAATTATGGGTAAGATGCCCTCCTGGATTATCCGTAGCGGCATGTTCCTGATAGGACTGCTGGTACTGGTGGCCATGGCGGGGGCCTGGTTCTTCCATTACCCTGAGGTGACGAACGGAAAGGTCGTCATTACCCGAAACAATGATGGTATCGCTGTTATAGCCAGCGTGCCGGCGGCAGGAGCCTGGAAACTCAAACCCGGACAACCGGTGTTGATCAGGCTCACTGCTTATCCCTATGAGGAATTTGGTATGCTTCAGGGCAGAGTGGATGCTGTCTCCGCCACTGATGCAGATGGTACTTTTTCGGTGGCGGTAAACCTGGAGCATGCGATGCATACAACAGCAGGGCGGGAAGTCCCTTTTCAGCCCAGACTGGAAGGGCAGGCGGAAATCACTACAGGCGACAGTAACCTGTTACAGCGGCTGTTTGGGAATAGCTGGAAGTTGATCAGGTAA
- a CDS encoding glycoside hydrolase family 9 protein, whose translation MISSYYNLRTAIGVILLCSSITLADAQSKITLLTNQVAYDAATGKTAMVSSDVALPANTAFSIIDTVTNVSAYTGRLAASQQVSDWQLQEWYSRADFSALTKPGYYRLRVRVNGQTHDSYAFRIDHQAIASIAVPAITAFFFHQRAASPEEKEADKHIRLFGSDKTVDLSGGWCDASGDVSKYFSHLAYTNFMSPQQIPMVDWSMVNAVERMPQLLAKTGTTAALQQEAVYGADYIMRSLSPEGYFYMTVFSYFKKDANARRVVGLLADSKTTADYQCAWREGGGMAIAALARISRWGRHGDFTAAQYLAGAEKAFAHLQQNSTTYADDGKDNIIDDYCALMAATELWLATGKTIYQQEARTRAGNLSKRLSPAGYFIADDGIRPFWHASDAGVPIIALARYLDAEKESSYRKKALTTIKSAIDYNLRVTAAVTNPFGYPRQSFLFKGKPTDGFFIPHENESGWWWQGEDARLGSLAAAMITGGRLVYPAKTPLGVQPAIQTYTTNLLSWILGCNPYNMCMMYGYGHYNVPYMASMYGHGSGKGGISNGITGNNADGSGIAFKVEDNGNEWRWSEQWIPHSSSFLQAVTAIATEK comes from the coding sequence ATGATATCATCTTACTATAACTTACGTACAGCCATCGGCGTGATACTGCTTTGCAGCAGTATCACGCTGGCGGATGCACAAAGCAAAATAACGTTACTGACCAACCAGGTGGCCTATGATGCCGCAACAGGCAAAACCGCCATGGTAAGCAGCGACGTGGCATTGCCCGCCAATACGGCGTTCAGTATTATCGACACCGTTACTAACGTAAGTGCCTATACTGGCAGATTAGCAGCTTCACAGCAGGTGAGCGACTGGCAACTGCAGGAATGGTATAGCCGGGCAGATTTTTCCGCCCTGACAAAACCAGGCTATTATCGTTTGCGCGTCCGCGTTAATGGTCAGACGCACGACTCCTACGCCTTCCGTATAGACCATCAGGCTATTGCCAGCATAGCCGTACCGGCCATTACCGCATTCTTCTTTCATCAGCGCGCCGCCTCCCCGGAGGAAAAGGAAGCCGACAAACATATTCGTTTATTTGGCAGCGATAAAACGGTTGACCTCAGCGGTGGCTGGTGCGACGCCTCCGGAGATGTGAGTAAATACTTCTCCCACCTCGCCTATACGAATTTCATGTCGCCACAGCAGATCCCAATGGTAGACTGGTCTATGGTAAATGCTGTAGAACGCATGCCGCAGCTGCTTGCGAAGACTGGTACCACTGCAGCGTTACAGCAGGAAGCGGTTTACGGTGCTGATTATATCATGCGATCGCTCTCTCCGGAAGGATATTTTTACATGACGGTGTTCAGTTATTTTAAAAAAGATGCCAACGCACGCCGGGTGGTAGGATTACTCGCCGATAGCAAAACCACGGCTGATTACCAGTGTGCATGGCGCGAAGGCGGCGGCATGGCCATCGCTGCGCTGGCACGTATTTCACGCTGGGGCCGCCATGGCGACTTCACAGCAGCGCAATACCTTGCCGGAGCAGAAAAAGCCTTTGCACACCTGCAACAAAACAGTACTACATACGCAGATGACGGCAAAGACAATATCATCGATGATTACTGTGCACTGATGGCCGCTACGGAATTATGGCTGGCTACCGGCAAAACAATTTATCAGCAGGAAGCCCGAACCCGTGCAGGCAACCTGAGTAAACGCCTCTCCCCTGCGGGCTATTTCATTGCAGACGATGGCATCAGGCCCTTCTGGCATGCTTCCGATGCCGGTGTTCCCATTATCGCACTTGCCCGCTACCTGGATGCTGAAAAAGAAAGCAGTTACCGCAAAAAGGCGCTGACCACCATTAAGTCAGCGATCGACTATAACCTGCGTGTAACCGCCGCCGTTACTAACCCTTTCGGCTATCCGCGGCAAAGTTTCCTTTTTAAAGGCAAGCCAACAGATGGATTCTTTATTCCACATGAAAACGAAAGCGGCTGGTGGTGGCAGGGCGAAGATGCCCGACTGGGCTCTCTGGCAGCAGCTATGATTACCGGCGGACGACTGGTATATCCGGCAAAAACCCCGCTGGGCGTACAGCCAGCCATACAAACCTATACCACCAACCTGTTGTCGTGGATACTGGGGTGCAACCCTTACAATATGTGTATGATGTATGGTTACGGCCATTACAATGTACCGTATATGGCTTCCATGTATGGCCATGGCAGCGGAAAAGGAGGTATTTCCAACGGTATTACCGGCAACAACGCCGATGGTTCCGGTATTGCATTTAAAGTGGAAGACAACGGTAATGAGTGGCGCTGGAGCGAACAATGGATTCCTCATAGCAGCTCCTTTCTGCAGGCAGTCACCGCTATTGCCACAGAAAAATAA
- a CDS encoding glycosyl hydrolase family 28-related protein — protein MKYCKKALLVIGLLAGCVFHVYGQFRPGKSFYPQQPEDPAAMYFTAKNFGIKADGSMDVSEQLQQAINQLKKDRNFGTLLIPEGTYKISKTIYIPGAIRVIGYGKNRPTIVLAKNSPGFQEEKPGDKGKSAYMFWFTSSTPEPGGNIPDAGAGTFYSALSNVDLKIEDGNPNAVALRTHFAQHSFVAHINISIGNGKAGLFDVGNFMEDVQFFGGEYGIYTTKASPGWQFMMMDTYFEGQRRSAIKSQEAGFTIVRMQVKNVPAAIQVEHNYWEKIYLEDSRFENISGPAITISNEGNANMQLNIRNLACSKVPVLVKYPQGDTATKAPAAIYAVNTLTYGLQQDDLDKEAVFRLNVDAAPLQRMPALPVNDVPALPAMASWYNLKNAGATGDGVTDDTKAIQQAINEHDVIFVPQGSYRISETIHLKPNTVLIGLHPMATNFALAENSPAFGGFGAPKAMVEAPAGGNNIITGIGLYTGTANYRAVACKWMAGEKSMVDDVKFIGGHGTMRPGPQVNWKWEERQSAGERRNYGSFDPTWDTQYWSLWVTSNGGGIFKNIWSADTYACNGFYADNTSTRGRIYALSVEHHVRNEVRFNKVSNWKVFALQLEEESVESSDCQPLELTDCHDMVFANLYMFRVIRVKVPYPYSIRTWNCRNLELLNIHNYSQIKYTTDNPLYDINTNTEVRPTELAKLTISGNTALNAKAAPVNGVQQLAKGFEFAVGLTADSKGNVYFAEQRMKRIYKWNASTQSLQLLADFPWEPLSLGCDSNDNLLVVFRYNPQPGLLVNGAPEKFENPADAGGTSFSGWGNSGFGTLVYSINPDKPEESIQLLQKAKMGSVPTVYKALYPSNRWRDFHDFNTVSVNRNAECWVAPDGKTIIPAAYDLARSCALVAAFPGQPLYATDEYDKRTVRFKVDAQGYLSDLFYFAEKGDFNAIPDNKGNVWVADGELFRFNAAGKQVDMLKVPERPSSLAITNNGQQLFITGRNGLYRINL, from the coding sequence TTAAAGCTGATGGCAGCATGGACGTATCAGAACAGCTGCAACAAGCCATCAACCAGCTAAAAAAAGACCGCAACTTCGGTACACTCCTGATCCCGGAAGGCACCTATAAGATCTCTAAAACGATCTATATCCCCGGCGCTATCCGCGTCATTGGCTATGGTAAAAACCGTCCTACCATTGTGCTTGCCAAAAACTCACCAGGCTTTCAGGAAGAAAAGCCAGGGGATAAAGGTAAGTCCGCCTATATGTTCTGGTTTACCAGCAGCACACCGGAACCAGGCGGTAATATCCCTGATGCCGGGGCCGGCACCTTTTACAGTGCCTTATCTAACGTAGACCTGAAGATAGAAGACGGCAACCCCAACGCCGTAGCGCTTCGCACACACTTTGCACAACACAGCTTTGTGGCGCATATCAACATCAGTATCGGTAACGGTAAAGCCGGCCTGTTTGATGTAGGTAATTTTATGGAAGATGTGCAGTTCTTCGGTGGCGAATACGGCATCTATACCACCAAAGCCTCGCCGGGATGGCAGTTCATGATGATGGATACCTACTTCGAGGGACAGCGCCGCAGCGCTATCAAATCCCAGGAGGCCGGCTTCACCATCGTTCGTATGCAAGTAAAAAATGTGCCTGCCGCCATCCAGGTAGAACATAACTATTGGGAAAAAATCTACCTGGAAGACAGCCGCTTCGAGAATATCAGTGGCCCCGCCATCACCATCAGCAATGAAGGCAATGCCAACATGCAGCTGAATATCCGTAACCTTGCCTGCAGCAAAGTACCGGTGCTGGTGAAATACCCGCAGGGCGATACCGCTACCAAAGCGCCGGCCGCCATCTATGCCGTGAATACGCTCACCTATGGCCTCCAGCAGGACGACCTGGACAAAGAGGCGGTATTCCGCCTTAACGTTGATGCGGCACCGTTACAACGCATGCCGGCATTGCCTGTAAATGATGTACCTGCATTGCCTGCCATGGCTTCCTGGTATAACCTCAAAAATGCCGGCGCCACCGGCGACGGTGTTACCGATGATACCAAGGCGATACAACAGGCCATCAATGAACATGATGTCATCTTTGTTCCGCAAGGTTCCTACCGCATCAGCGAAACCATTCACCTGAAACCTAATACTGTACTGATCGGCCTTCACCCGATGGCTACCAACTTCGCACTGGCGGAAAACAGTCCGGCCTTTGGCGGCTTCGGTGCGCCGAAAGCTATGGTGGAAGCTCCTGCCGGCGGCAACAACATCATTACGGGCATCGGTCTGTATACCGGCACTGCCAACTACCGCGCGGTTGCCTGCAAGTGGATGGCCGGCGAAAAATCGATGGTGGATGACGTGAAATTTATCGGCGGCCACGGCACCATGCGCCCGGGGCCACAGGTAAACTGGAAATGGGAAGAAAGGCAGTCGGCCGGCGAACGCCGCAACTACGGCAGCTTCGACCCCACCTGGGACACGCAGTACTGGAGCCTCTGGGTGACCAGCAACGGTGGCGGTATCTTTAAAAATATCTGGTCCGCCGATACCTATGCCTGCAACGGCTTCTATGCCGATAATACCAGCACACGCGGCAGGATATACGCCCTCTCTGTAGAACACCATGTACGTAATGAAGTACGCTTCAACAAAGTATCCAACTGGAAAGTATTCGCGCTGCAGCTGGAAGAAGAAAGCGTGGAAAGCTCCGATTGTCAGCCACTGGAGCTGACAGACTGCCACGACATGGTTTTTGCCAACTTGTATATGTTCCGCGTAATCCGTGTGAAAGTACCTTATCCTTACAGCATCCGCACCTGGAACTGCCGCAACCTGGAACTGCTGAACATACACAACTACAGCCAGATCAAATACACCACCGATAATCCGTTGTACGATATCAACACCAACACGGAAGTACGTCCTACGGAACTGGCTAAACTGACCATCAGCGGCAACACAGCGCTTAACGCCAAAGCTGCGCCCGTAAATGGTGTACAGCAACTGGCCAAAGGATTCGAGTTTGCCGTAGGCTTAACCGCCGACTCCAAGGGCAATGTATACTTCGCTGAACAGCGCATGAAACGTATCTATAAATGGAACGCATCTACGCAGTCGCTACAGCTGCTCGCTGATTTCCCATGGGAGCCGTTGTCTCTCGGCTGCGACTCAAACGATAACCTGCTGGTAGTATTCCGTTACAATCCACAGCCTGGGCTGCTGGTAAACGGCGCCCCGGAGAAATTCGAAAACCCTGCCGATGCCGGAGGCACTTCTTTCAGTGGCTGGGGTAATAGTGGCTTCGGTACGCTGGTATACAGCATCAATCCTGACAAGCCGGAAGAAAGCATCCAACTATTGCAGAAAGCGAAGATGGGCAGCGTACCTACGGTATACAAAGCGCTGTACCCTTCTAACCGCTGGCGGGATTTCCATGACTTCAATACGGTGTCTGTCAACAGGAACGCTGAATGCTGGGTAGCCCCTGATGGCAAAACCATTATCCCTGCGGCTTACGACCTCGCACGCTCCTGCGCACTCGTAGCGGCTTTCCCGGGACAGCCACTGTACGCCACAGACGAATACGACAAACGAACCGTTCGTTTCAAGGTAGATGCACAAGGCTATCTGTCTGATTTATTCTACTTTGCAGAGAAGGGCGATTTCAACGCCATCCCCGACAACAAGGGGAATGTATGGGTAGCAGATGGGGAGTTGTTCCGGTTCAATGCGGCAGGCAAGCAGGTTGATATGTTGAAAGTGCCGGAGCGCCCGTCATCACTGGCTATCACCAACAATGGGCAGCAGCTGTTCATTACAGGCCGCAATGGCTTATATCGTATTAATCTGTAA